The genomic window AATCAACATGGCCGACCCCCCACTGGGCTTTGGTGGCGTTCGCCGTTGCCGAGCTTACGAAGAGCGGGCTCTCCGCCGGACTGACCGCCATCGTCAGGTTGTCGTTGAAGGTATACCCGTCCAGCCCCGTCCCCTCACCGATGACCGCCTCATGGCCATAGCTGGCCCCTTCATGGGCGGCAACCGAACCAAAGCCCTCAAACGCAACCGATCCGACACTGGAGGTGGGATTCAAAACCGTGAAGCGGAGTGTTTCCCCAGCGTTCATCCGGTCGTCGACCACATGCCATTTTTGGCCGGCGACAAACACACCCGCATCCGCCGAGCCGATCGCTGCCGAAGAAGCACCGAGCCCCGCATTGGTCGCAACGGTGCCGGAAAAGCCTTCGACCAACAGATCGAAAACCAGTGTGTCGTTGGTGCCGTCCGCGTCAAAATCCGCACCGGCATAGGCCACCGAATAGATATAGTCGTTACCCGAGCCCCCCCCCGTAACCAGCAGATTGCTGGTAGATCCATTGACCATCAGGGTGTTGTTCGACAGCGCCGCGTTGAGATCCGCAAAATCCAGCGTTGTATGGATATCCGCCCAGGTAGCCCCCGCCACCAGCAAGCAAAACCTTAACGCATATAGGCTCCTTTTCATCTTTTCGCTCTACTCCTGCCGAACCTGGAACTCAATGAATTTTTCGGGCTCCTCGATCAAGTACCGATTGGTGACGGGCTCGTAGCCATCGATACCAAGGCCGACGAGGATTTGATCCTGCGTGTTGGTGGATGTGGCCGAAGCCACCAGATTCGTTGAGTCGATCAGCAGGTAGCTGAGCCCCTGCTCGACATAGTCGGAGCGGCGGCCGTGGACATACTCGAACCAGTTTGTTCCGCCCTCCGACACAATATCTGTCCAATCCCTGGAACCGGCATCGGTATCGGTCGGGTTCATGCCGAGGGCATATTCCGCCAGGTTGTCGTAGCCGTCGCCGGCACCGCCGCGCTCCACATCGGCGGACTGCTCCGCATCAGCGCCGGTCAGGCCAAAGCGCGAAACCCATTCCATATAGCCGCCCGGCGAATATTCAACGCGTGAAAATGCACTGAAGACCGCTTCGGCCAAAACAGCGTTGTCCCCGGAGGAGACCGCCATGCCCATCTCCACCTTTTCATCCATTGAAAGAACAACCTCCGCAATGTTTGTCCAACTTTCCCCGTCCGGGGAACACTGTCCGATGAAAGTGTCGCCGCTGCGCGCCAGCCTGGCGTACGGCCCATAGGCCTGTTCCACGGTTCCCGCCGTCTGCAGGGGGCCGTTTGTTGCCGACCGATAGACCATCTGCATCTGCCCTGCCGGATCGCGGACCACCGCGACCGTACGGGCGCCGGAAACGAGGATGGTGCCATTGCTGTAGGCGGCGATGTATCCGTCTTGCGTTGCCGGCTCGTTCCGCTCCCGGAACATGATGCCCGCCTTGGCCTCCGCATGGGTATGGTCCAGAGAATCGATACAGGCCACGATTTCCCCGCTTCCATAGTGGAGGTCGGAGAGATAGAAGAAGCTGTCCGAGGTGCCGGACATGTTTCCGCCGCCTTGCAGCACATAGGTATCATCCGTGTTGGAAGATCCGCCGCCGGCCAACGCCGAACTGCCGACATCGTTCTTCCACAGAATCCGGGTCAGGTTCGATGCCCCCGAATCCGGGTCCAGATCGAGGAAGACATCGCAGTGTTCAAAGCTCCGGGCATAAACCCAACCATCCTTGATGGCTTCGCCAAAGGGCTCGCCCAAGGGGCGTTGGAACTGGTCGTAGTAATCCGTCAGCCATTGATAGACCGGATCCGTGGCATCCACGCTCTGCTGGTGGTAGAAATAGGCATACTTTTCGGCATAGGTCAGATAGACGCCGAGCACAAAGTCGACCGAGTCTTCCATCTCGCGCTCGCTGGCCTTTCCGCTTGTCGGGTTCCGGAGCATCGTCAGCTTTTGGTTGCGTCCACTTTCCTGGGCAAGGGCAATGGCGTAGGCGATGGCATCATCGCTCCCGCCCTCCGTCCAACCTTCCCGGTAGGTCCCATCCAGATGCGTAATGCGCGACCGGTTATCGCCATTGTTGTTCATGATGAACTTGTCGCCGGGGCTGTTCGTATAAAGCGCCTCCAGCATCCAGGAAGGGACACCCGATTTATCGACGAAGGTGCCGTCGATGTTGGAAGGCTGGAAGGGCGTCCCATTCGCGGCCGTCCCCGCTTCCACCCCCATCATTTTCAGGCAAACCCCAACCCACCAGTCGAGGCATTCGGGGTTTTCCCGAACATAGGTCGGCAACCCGTCCCGAATCGTGAAGTACGGATCGATGTATTCGTCGTAATGGTCGTTAATCGAATCATCGACCGAGTAGTGTCCGTAATAGATCCGGGAGTTCCAGTAGAAGACGGTTTTGATGTCCGGGTTCACGGCCTTCAGCGAGGCCGCCTTATCCCGGTATCCATCGATGCCGCCATTGGCCTTTTCAAACACAACAAAGTCGTAGCGGTTGGCAATCCGCTCGCTCTCCTCGACCGTGAAGGAATTGCTCGCCTTGCGGATCAGCATGGTCCGGGGAATGACCTTCCAGGAAAACGCAGGGAAGGCATTGGCGAGTTTGTTGGTCGAGGTTGGCTCGTAAGGCGTCGCTCCGTAGGAGTGCCCGTTTTCCAGGTCGGAAAACGGATGCCCGGGATCCTCCACCGTTAGCGCCGGGTTTTTTATGACGAAGCTGAACTTGACCTGTTGGATGGCCCACTGCCGGGCTCCGGCATTGCTGCCCGCCCCGGTAACGGAAAAGGAGTCCCCGTTCACCGCATAGGTTGCCGTCGGTTGCTGGAAGCTCGCGGAAGGCAGGTTCGTTCCCGTCCCGAAAATGATTTTATGGTCATAGCCGCCATTGGTTTCCTCCACCAGGATGGACTCGAATGAACGTTCCAGCTCGAGTCCGTTCACGGCAAGGCCCGCCCCTGCCACCATGAAATCCTGCTGCGTCATACGGATCGACTCGCCGGCATCGATGTCATAGTCCGTACCGACGCCCCACCGGTTGAGGATATCCGTGGGCGAGGAAGCCGTTCCGAGCGAAGCGACACTGGATGCGTTTGCAGTCGCACGGTAGACATAGTCGGCACCGTTGAACGCATCGGCCACCACATTGAACCGCAACGTCTCGGCCCCGGCGCCGCCGAGCAGACTGTTCCCCGTCCAGGTAATTTGATACACCCAGTTCGAACCAGTTTCCACCCGGGTGCAGGAGAGATCGGGCGACCCGAGGTCCACGCTGCGGTATCCATTGGCGAGCACCAGATCCGTATCGCTCGCCCATGCCGTTCCGGCCAGCGGCCGCAAGGTCATCCAAAAATGGCTGTTCCGTCCGGAGGCATTCACGGGAGTGCCGTGCAGCGTCAGCTTGTCGATCGCGGCCAGCGTACCGGCGGTTCCGCTGGTTTCCGCCCCCCAGGCATAAATGCGGAATTCCGTGGGGCCGCTAATCTCTTCAAAGACCGTGCCCGACAAGTCAATGCCCACCACATCGTAGGCCCCCGCCAGCCCGACCACGTTCGTGATGACGACCGCACTTCCAATCAAGTTGCCCGAAGCATCCGCCAGGGCATATTCGTCCACGGAAGCACCTGCCTGCTTGGTCGCCTTGAACCGGAGCTGGCTCAGGTGGAACGCCGCCCCGGCATCAGGCGTAACGGTAAACGTGGCATAGTCATCCCCGGCAACGGCATCGATGAAGGAAGACGTGGGTGCGTCATCGACGCCGATCCCCACAGCCCCGAGCCGGGTAGGGTTGCCGAAAACGGCGCCGGTGGCATCCAGCCCCGTATCATCGCCCGCCGTGGCCTCAAACGAGATGCCCATGGGCGACGTCAGCGGACTCGCCGCCAACTTGGAGGCAACGACCGTTGCGGCGCCGGGGTCTGCCGCATCGGCATCGAAGTCGTAGCCAACGGCCACCGTGCTCTCGGTCGCCAGGCCATGCACCACCACCTTATCGAACGCAGTGGCGGAATTCGTCGTCTCGCCGCCACCGTAGAGGTAGAAGCGGAAGGTGACCCCGCCCAAACCCTGGAATTTGCCTGCGGACAAATCGACCACCACCTTATTGGATCCGCCGTTCCACGTTCCCGCATCGCTCGTCTGCCCCTCCGCGATTTGGGTGCCTCCCAAAAAACCGTCCACGGAAGTGAACAGCGCCCAGCGCTCGGCCGAACCGGTCAACTCCTCCGCGAACGCCCGGAACGTTAAACGCGTTAAATGCAGTTTATGGTTCGCATCCGGCGTAACGCTGAATTCGAAATAGTCGTTTGCGACGATCGCGGCGATCAGATGGTTGGAGTTGCCCATGTCTGCAAACCCCAGATCGGCTTTCGAGCCCCCGAACGCAAACCGGTTGGTTGTGCCAAAGGCATTGCCTTCCGCATCCAGGCCGTCATCGGGCGCAAAGAAGGTTTCGATCTGATTCGCCAAACCGGGCCCCGTATTAAAAGCCGAAGCGGATACATGGGTTCCCTCGGCCGTTGCAGCCAAGGTGCCCACTCCGGCGCCCGTATCAAAATCATATCCCGCCAGCATCTCCGCCTGCGCAACGCAACCCAGCCCCAGCAAACAAGCACTTAAAACGATGGACTTCCTGTTCACCGGCACACCTCTTTCAATATTAAAAAAAAACCAGGTTTTTATACCATTGGCCGCCCAACACCCACTATCGCCGGAAAAGGGTATTTTGCCCAACCCCCTCTTTATTTCCAGAGCACCTCGCCCGTTTCATTTTCAATATCGAGCTTAACCGAAGCATGGGCGAACTGGCGGGTGTACGTGTAGCCTTTCCGAACCGCCGGCCCTTTGGGCGGGCCCAATGGACGGTCGTAGTCGGCCGGATGCGTCATCCAGGTCTTGCTGCTTTTCGCATCATAGCTGTCTTTCAAATCAAAATAGCTATACTTCTCGGCGCAGATCAGGAACATCGCCAACTGGTAGTTGAAACGGTTCCTGGCGTCGCCGCTCCCCTTGCCGGGTTTGCTCTTCTTTCCGGGAGCCCCCGGGGTTTCATCCGCATCCTGCCGGTTGTCGCCCAGGCCACACGTGAAGGCAACAATGGCCCCCTGCCGGGCGGCGGTCTGGAAGGCCTCCATGCCCTTGGCAACATAGTCCTTCTTCGACATCCCCCCCACGGCGCCCTCGAAGCCCTCGATATAGGAACCATCCAGCGCCTTCATGTAAGCGAGCCCCGAATCCGGAAAACGCGCCCTCAGGATATTGGCCAGCATGAGCTTCTTCGGCCCGAGCATTTTGCGCGTATCCTCCATCATCGCCACATACCCGCCCAACACGTCGGCCTTCTTCTCCGCGCCGATCGGGCCTTTCAGGAAGCCCGGCTCCAGCACCTTGACGACACCGTCCAGGAAGATTCCATCAACCGACGGATCGGAACAAACATCCTTTGCGGCATCGACCCACCAGCTGCGCAGCGCCTTATCCGAGAGATCGTAGGCCTGCACACGGTTGCGGATGAGTTTCGTATTGCCATCGCGCCCCTTCAGGAAGGCGCCCGGAATATCCTTCAACCCGTCATCGGCGGCATAGCCTCCGTAATGCACAATCACGTTGCGGTAATAGAGGATCTTCGTGTCCGGATTAATCTTCTTAACGGCCCGCGCGGCCTTCAGCGTTCCCGCCTCCACGGAGCCGGAATCCTTGTGCCCCGTGGCCTTCTCAAACGTAATGAGCGGAAAGGTTGCGAGATACTTGATCTCATCGTTGGTGAACGCGGTATCCTTCCGGATATGCACATACAACGGCACGCGGTCCCAACTAAAATCGGGCATCCTATCCGCGCCCGCCACGCAAGCCACCATCAACATCGAATAAAAAACAATCTTCATATTTCTCCTTAACAAACGGCCTGAACCCTCTTCATGCCAATACCCTTAATCAATCCGGAATCCAACCACGCAGAGCCCTTCGGGCAGGCTCTTCGGAAGCGAAATCACCAGCGCATCGGATGCTTGCTTCCACTTCAGCTTCTCCGAACTCCCCAGCATTGAAATGCTGGAAATCCTCTTCCCGTACAGTCCGCCGTCGGCCAGTGCCTTGATCACAATATCCTTTTCCGGTTTCGCCAGCACGAAGGCATAGAGGACGCCGTCCTTGGTGGTGAAGCGGATGTCCGCCTGGGTGAAGTCCGCCTTGTTTTCGCCCTGGCGGCCATCCTTGATCCTGGTGGGTCCTTCGCCGTATATGTTCCACGGACGACTGCCATAGATTCCCTCGCCGCAGGTTTTCAGGAAGATGCCGAACGCGTCGAGATAGGCCGCCTGGTTCGCCGGAATCGTGCCGTCCCCCTTGAGCGCGATGTTCATCATCACCACCCCGTTTTTACTGATGGCATCCACGGCATTGCCGATCATCACCGGCACGCTCATTTTATTAACGGCGCCCTTGCGGTAGTACCAGCCGCCGGAAAGGTCGGTCGCCCACATCCACGGTTCGGGCTGGATATCGGCCGAAGCCCCGCGCTCCAGATTATAGGTGAAGGCCTTCCGATCCAGGTTTCCGCTTTTGCAGGAAAAGACCACGGTCTGCTTGCCGTTGTTTTCCTTCAGGTCCCGGTTGATGTAGGAAGAGAACAATTGAACCCCAAGGCTCTTGCCGGTCTTCTCGCTCGGGAACGGACAATCGTTGTTGAACAGGTCGGGATCGTATTTCTCGATGATCTCCCAGCACCGCGCATACCAGTGCTCGTTCCAGCTGTCCTGTCTCGAATACTCCTTCGGATCGAACTCCATGTTGAACAGCTTCGCCTCCAGCGTGCCCGGTTTCTGGTATTGCCGCGCGGTGTTGAAGAACCGGGGCGACCAGTAGAGATGCGTCGAAACCCCAAACTTCAACCCGTGTTTTTGCGCCGCGGCCTTCCACTCCTTCAGCGTGTCGCGCTTCGGCCCCATGGCCGCCGAGTTCCACGGATGGAACGAATCATACATATCAAAATTGTCGTGGTGGCAGGCCACCGGCATAACGAAACGGGCCCCGTTGCCTTTAACATAGTCCACCAGCGCATCCGGATCCCATTTTTCCGCCGTGAAAAGCGGAACAAGATCCTCATACCCAAACTCGGAGGGCGGCCCGTACCGCTTGGTATGGAAGGCCGTAAGCTCCTCGGTCATTTTTAACTGTGCGCCGCTTTCGCCGTCGTTCGGCCCATACATGCGGCGGCCATAATGCGAGCCGTCGTTCGGCCGGTCCTCGTCCGTCGCCGAGGGAATCCCCCAGTGCATCCAGACGCCGATCTTTCCATCCACAAACCACTCCGGAACCGTGTAATGTTCCGCCATCGACTCCCACGTCGGTTTGATCTGCGCCCCCGCCTGCAAGCAAAACAATAAAACGCAGGCCATGCCGCAGCCTTGCTTAAACTTCGATTGATTCATTCCACCATCCTGTTTTCACTGCATTCCGTAGCCTCGGACCCATATCCGATGCAATAACCTACCACGAATCCCCCCCCCCGCCATCGCACGTATTAGGGATGCCGGAAAGAAAGCCTCTTTATGGAACGAGGTTCCATCCGAGCCGTTCGTGGAGGGGCGGAAATAAATTCTGGAGTGCGGCAGGGACGGAAAGGCCACGCCGCTTTAAAAACCGGTTCGGATGGTATTTCTACAGGACAATTGAACGACAAGACTATTTCGGTGCGGAGGGATTTTTCGAACCGCTCCGTCCGCACCGGAAATTGTCCTGTCGTTAATCGTCTTGTGAAAAAAACGGGTTGGAGGGCGAGGTTCCATCCGAGCCGTTCGTGGAGGGGCGGAAAGAAATCTTGGAGTGCGGCGGGAACTGAAAGGCCACGCCGCTTTAAAAACCGGTGCGGGCGGTTCTAGTTGACCACACAATTGAGAAGCAATTGCGCGCATAGCACAAAGACCACCGCCAGGCTCTTCATCCCTATATGAACTTTACTTGAATGGTCTCACCACAGAGGACACGAAGGCGCAGAGGAGCGGGAATGTTCAATTGCTCTGTGTCTCGGTGACCTCTGTGGTAAAAAAACAAACCTGTTTAATTGGGTATGATTCACACCAAAGCGGCTTCGCAGCAGAAAAAATGACAGAACAATTAGGACAGAATGATTTCCTTTATGCCGTAACCATGAATTATTTTGTACTAATTATTCTGTTAAAAAAAATGCACGATTTGCTTAACCGCGAATGAACACCAATGAACACGAATTTCCCCTGCGCCCGCACCGGAAATAGTCCTGTTATAAATAGTCCTGTAAAATCTCTCTTTGTCCGCACCGAGAATCATTTTGCCAAAATCCTGTCCAGCCCAGCCATGAGCAGGCAAGAAAGCCCGCTCCACATTTGGAGGGCGAGGTTCCATCCGAGCCGTTCGTGGAGGGGCGGACGCCGTCCGCCCGGGCGCACGGCGTGCGTCCCTCCAGCAACGATTCCACCCGATCCGCCCGCCGCACCGGATCGTTATTCGCCGCAAAAACACGCAGGGAAACGCAAGGACGGTGCGGGCGGATTATTTGACAGAATGATTTGGTGGCAGAATAATTTTGCGGCGCAGCCGCCCTGGAGCAACAGTGCTTAACAGCAACCTAAATTTCAGCATTTTTAACGGCGGAGTTGGCGGCGATGAGCAACTTTCTCATGACCGCCGTAAGCGCGACCATTTTGGGGCGGTGGTTTTCATTTACCAGACGCTGGTAGAACTCGCGCAGAACGGGGTTGTATGTCCTGGCGTTCATGGCAGCCATGTACAGACAGGAGCGCAGCCTGCGCCTTCCTCCGCAGACATGCCGTCTGCCGGACTTGCCCCCGCTGTCCCGGTTGAAGGGAGCGAGTCCCGCCAGCGACGCGATCTCCCTGCGCGAAAGCGTGCCGATCTCGGGGAGATGGGCGAGCAGTGTCACCGCATTGACGATGCCCAGACCTTTGATGGACTGGATGCACTTGGCCTTCTTCGTCATGGTTGCGTCTTCGGCAAGGGTGTCAGTGATTTTCGCTTCGATTTTCTCGAGCTGCTTTTCAAGCCATTTGAGGTGCTGTTTGATCAGTCTGATCATCTCCGGCTCGTCGGCGGTTCCCAAGCGGTTCTTCTCGGCCGTATGCATGTCGCTCAGGTGCACCCTTCGGTCAACGAGAGCGGTGAGCCTACGCTGCGCAGAGGAAGGCTTCTTGGACGGCTTGGGCTCGGTGTGCGACGCAAAGTCGCAAATCATCCGCGCGTCGATCGGGTCGGTCTTGGCGATCTGCCCCATGCCCAGCGCGAAGTGCCGGACACGCGACGGGTTCACGATGCTCGCGGTGCCGTCGGCGGCCATCACCATCCAGGCGGCCATGCGTTCGTAGCCTCCCGTGGACTCGAAGACATAGTGGGCGTTGCCCGCCCAGTTCATAAGCGCCGTGGCACCCTCGCAGGTGTTGTCGAAGCGCCGCGCTGTTTTTCCATTGAAGGCGTCCAGATGCTTCTTGGAAACATCGACGCCGCAGTATACTTTTTCCATGTTCATATTTGCTCCTACTTGCTAATGCGAGCTCGCTCGTACGGCTCATGCAACAGTTCGAGTTCAATATGGCAACCATCCGGCGGATCCGGGCTCCAGGACGTTCGCCCAAGGCGAACCAGTGCGCGACGATCTCACCGGACGGGAACCTCTCCCGGCTGGCCGGCCGGGGGAGGCACTCCTCTACGAGGATTGCACAACCCCTTTCACGGGAAAAAGGATTTCTCCGACGCTATAGAAATTCATTCTCAAAATCCTTTTTCCCTACCTGTTTTGAGTTGGTTGGAAAACATACAAGTGCGCCGACGGCGTCGGCGCTTTCCGTTGTGCGGGCGGTTGAGGAGTCAAAAGACGGCCTGCCATGGGAGTTGAAAGCCGAAATGACGAATTAGGCGGCCTGATAATCATAAAGAGGTTCTTTGAAATAAGCCTTGGTCGAGCGCAGAATATCCTTTGTTAACTACTAACAAAAGGAGCAGTCATGCAAACGACCAAAGCAGACGCATTATACGCAGGTGCCGACCTGCATGGAAATAATGTTTTTCTCTCACTATGTGATGTGGAGGGGAACAACGTTTTCCGAAGAAGGGTGAAGGCAAATCTTGGTGCAGTGAACGCTGCACTGGAGCCGTTCTGGAAGCGCATTGTGGCCTTCGGAGTCGAATCGACTTTTAACTGGTACTGGCTCGTTGATGGATTGCGCGAACAGGGGCGCAATGTGAAGTTAGGGAATCCGGCGAAAATGGAACAGTACGAAGGGATCAAGATAACAAACGACCTGACGGATGCGGGCTGGCTGGCCGAGCAACTACGATTGGGGATCTTTCCGGAAAGCTACATTTATCCGAAACAGACTCGGCCTGTTCGCGATGCATTACGTAGAAGGCAGTTATTTGTTCGGCGTCGTACGCAGGTGCTACTGAGTTTTGGCGGGTTGCTCGAACGCTATGGACTCGATGCGCCGGGGGCGCGCAAAATGGAGCAGTGGACATTAAAGGACATCCAGGCCACCGGGCTTGATGGTTTCGTCCAACTACAACTTGAAACACTGCTTGACGCCATTCATGAATCAGATCGGCTAGCGAAAAAAATCGAGAAACAGGTGCTCGCATTTACGAAGCCAACGGAGCAGTACCAGCGAACGCAATTGGTGCCGGGGATTGGTATTTCACTCGGCATGCTTATTGTGCTTGAGAGTGGCG from Pontiella desulfatans includes these protein-coding regions:
- a CDS encoding putative glycoside hydrolase; protein product: MNRKSIVLSACLLGLGCVAQAEMLAGYDFDTGAGVGTLAATAEGTHVSASAFNTGPGLANQIETFFAPDDGLDAEGNAFGTTNRFAFGGSKADLGFADMGNSNHLIAAIVANDYFEFSVTPDANHKLHLTRLTFRAFAEELTGSAERWALFTSVDGFLGGTQIAEGQTSDAGTWNGGSNKVVVDLSAGKFQGLGGVTFRFYLYGGGETTNSATAFDKVVVHGLATESTVAVGYDFDADAADPGAATVVASKLAASPLTSPMGISFEATAGDDTGLDATGAVFGNPTRLGAVGIGVDDAPTSSFIDAVAGDDYATFTVTPDAGAAFHLSQLRFKATKQAGASVDEYALADASGNLIGSAVVITNVVGLAGAYDVVGIDLSGTVFEEISGPTEFRIYAWGAETSGTAGTLAAIDKLTLHGTPVNASGRNSHFWMTLRPLAGTAWASDTDLVLANGYRSVDLGSPDLSCTRVETGSNWVYQITWTGNSLLGGAGAETLRFNVVADAFNGADYVYRATANASSVASLGTASSPTDILNRWGVGTDYDIDAGESIRMTQQDFMVAGAGLAVNGLELERSFESILVEETNGGYDHKIIFGTGTNLPSASFQQPTATYAVNGDSFSVTGAGSNAGARQWAIQQVKFSFVIKNPALTVEDPGHPFSDLENGHSYGATPYEPTSTNKLANAFPAFSWKVIPRTMLIRKASNSFTVEESERIANRYDFVVFEKANGGIDGYRDKAASLKAVNPDIKTVFYWNSRIYYGHYSVDDSINDHYDEYIDPYFTIRDGLPTYVRENPECLDWWVGVCLKMMGVEAGTAANGTPFQPSNIDGTFVDKSGVPSWMLEALYTNSPGDKFIMNNNGDNRSRITHLDGTYREGWTEGGSDDAIAYAIALAQESGRNQKLTMLRNPTSGKASEREMEDSVDFVLGVYLTYAEKYAYFYHQQSVDATDPVYQWLTDYYDQFQRPLGEPFGEAIKDGWVYARSFEHCDVFLDLDPDSGASNLTRILWKNDVGSSALAGGGSSNTDDTYVLQGGGNMSGTSDSFFYLSDLHYGSGEIVACIDSLDHTHAEAKAGIMFRERNEPATQDGYIAAYSNGTILVSGARTVAVVRDPAGQMQMVYRSATNGPLQTAGTVEQAYGPYARLARSGDTFIGQCSPDGESWTNIAEVVLSMDEKVEMGMAVSSGDNAVLAEAVFSAFSRVEYSPGGYMEWVSRFGLTGADAEQSADVERGGAGDGYDNLAEYALGMNPTDTDAGSRDWTDIVSEGGTNWFEYVHGRRSDYVEQGLSYLLIDSTNLVASATSTNTQDQILVGLGIDGYEPVTNRYLIEEPEKFIEFQVRQE
- a CDS encoding putative glycoside hydrolase; the encoded protein is MKIVFYSMLMVACVAGADRMPDFSWDRVPLYVHIRKDTAFTNDEIKYLATFPLITFEKATGHKDSGSVEAGTLKAARAVKKINPDTKILYYRNVIVHYGGYAADDGLKDIPGAFLKGRDGNTKLIRNRVQAYDLSDKALRSWWVDAAKDVCSDPSVDGIFLDGVVKVLEPGFLKGPIGAEKKADVLGGYVAMMEDTRKMLGPKKLMLANILRARFPDSGLAYMKALDGSYIEGFEGAVGGMSKKDYVAKGMEAFQTAARQGAIVAFTCGLGDNRQDADETPGAPGKKSKPGKGSGDARNRFNYQLAMFLICAEKYSYFDLKDSYDAKSSKTWMTHPADYDRPLGPPKGPAVRKGYTYTRQFAHASVKLDIENETGEVLWK
- a CDS encoding alpha-L-fucosidase; amino-acid sequence: MNQSKFKQGCGMACVLLFCLQAGAQIKPTWESMAEHYTVPEWFVDGKIGVWMHWGIPSATDEDRPNDGSHYGRRMYGPNDGESGAQLKMTEELTAFHTKRYGPPSEFGYEDLVPLFTAEKWDPDALVDYVKGNGARFVMPVACHHDNFDMYDSFHPWNSAAMGPKRDTLKEWKAAAQKHGLKFGVSTHLYWSPRFFNTARQYQKPGTLEAKLFNMEFDPKEYSRQDSWNEHWYARCWEIIEKYDPDLFNNDCPFPSEKTGKSLGVQLFSSYINRDLKENNGKQTVVFSCKSGNLDRKAFTYNLERGASADIQPEPWMWATDLSGGWYYRKGAVNKMSVPVMIGNAVDAISKNGVVMMNIALKGDGTIPANQAAYLDAFGIFLKTCGEGIYGSRPWNIYGEGPTRIKDGRQGENKADFTQADIRFTTKDGVLYAFVLAKPEKDIVIKALADGGLYGKRISSISMLGSSEKLKWKQASDALVISLPKSLPEGLCVVGFRID
- a CDS encoding IS110 family RNA-guided transposase, which encodes MNMEKVYCGVDVSKKHLDAFNGKTARRFDNTCEGATALMNWAGNAHYVFESTGGYERMAAWMVMAADGTASIVNPSRVRHFALGMGQIAKTDPIDARMICDFASHTEPKPSKKPSSAQRRLTALVDRRVHLSDMHTAEKNRLGTADEPEMIRLIKQHLKWLEKQLEKIEAKITDTLAEDATMTKKAKCIQSIKGLGIVNAVTLLAHLPEIGTLSRREIASLAGLAPFNRDSGGKSGRRHVCGGRRRLRSCLYMAAMNARTYNPVLREFYQRLVNENHRPKMVALTAVMRKLLIAANSAVKNAEI